The Streptomyces vinaceus genome contains the following window.
CGGACGGGCTGACCGATCCGGTGCCGCCGGAGGAGCTCGACGAGCTGCTGCGGGTGCACGACGACGGCAAGGCGGCGTTCGAGCTGTGGAGGGCCGCCATCGAGGCCGGGGGCCCGGACAACATCACGCTGGCCCTGGTCAGGATCGGCTCCTGAGGGGGCCGCCGCGGCCCGCGGAGCGGTTCACCGGCCTCGCCGGGGCTTTCCGCCCTTGCCGCCCTTGGCTCCCTTGGCTCCGCCGGAGGCGCCGCGCGCGTTCTTGCCGCCGCCGGACTTCCCGGCCGCGGGCTTCCGCCCCCCGCCCGCCGCGTCGGGGCGCTTCCGCTGCTTCGGCTGCGGCGGGGTCGGGGCGCCCCGGCCGCGTGTGCTGTTGACGGTCCGGCCGCGCACGATCCCGATGAACTCCTCGACCAGGTCGGTGGGTTCACCGTCGAGTTCGGGGAAGGACAGGGCGACCCGGGACTGCGGGGCGTCCGTCACCGTGCGGTACGTGAGGTCCTTGCGGTGGTGCAGGCGGGCCAGGGACTGCGGTACGACGAGGACGCCGATCCCGGCCGCCACCAGCTCGATCGCGTCCGCCGTCGTGGCGGGTCGTTCGAACGCGGGCTTCCCGGGCAGGCTCTCCCATTCCAGGGTGTCGTCCAGCGGGTGCAGCACGATCTCGTCGGCGAGGTCCTCGGTGGAGACCTCCTCCGCGGCCGCCACGAGGTGGTCCTTGGGCACCACGACGACGGTGGTCTCGGTGTAGAGGGGGATCGCGGCCAGGCCCGTACGGTCGATCGGCAGCCGTACGAAGGCGGCGTCGGCGCCACCGTCCCGCAGCGCGCCGGGGGCTTCCGCGGCGGGCATCTGGAGGAGGGTCAGGGGGACGTCGGGCAGGCGCTCGTTCCAGATCCGCACCCACTTCCCGGGGGTCACTCCGGGCGCGTACGCGAGCCGGAACGAGGGAGCTGCCGTGGGTGATGCCGAGGGAGGTGCTTCCGAGCCTGTCACCCGCCCAGATTACCGGGCGTGGTCAGAAGTAGCGCACACGCTCGATACCCTTGACCCCATGACGTCGCACAAGACCGCCCAGACCATGAAGCCCGCCACCGCGGCGAAGAAGCTGGGTGTGTACCTCGAAGCCACCCCCGCTGAGTTCCAGGAGGGTGTCGTGACCCGCAGCGAGCTGAACGCGCTGCAGGCCGAGCCGCCCCAGTGGCTGCAGGAACTGCGACGCAACGGCCCGCACCCCCGTCCCGTGGTCGCGTCCAAGCTCGGCGTCTCGATCGCCGGCCTCGCCCGCGGCGGGGTCACCGAGGCCCTCACCACGGAGCAGATCGACGCGCTGAAGCAGGAGAACCCGGAGTGGCTCCAGAAGGAGCGCGCCACCCAGGCCGAGGTCCGCAAGGAAGCGGTCCGCATCAAGGAGAAGAACGCCGAGAAGGCGGAGCGCCTCCAGCAGTCCGGCTCCTGACCCGCGTGCGCCGCGGGGAGCCGGGGCGGCGCCCCTGACGCCTGAAGTGCCCTGAAGCGCCCCGCCCGTCCGTATTTCGACAAAGATCACCGGAATGCGGACGGCGTGTCGCGGGCAGACCTGCGGCGTGATCTCGCAACTCCTCGCCCCGTTCCGGCGCCCCCGCACCCTCGTCTTCTCCGCCGACTTCGGCTCGACCTCCCGGTGGGTGGCCGGCCGGACCTCCGCCTTTCCCGACGGCGGCCCGGTCAATCCGGGCGACAACAAACTCGACCACCTGGTCGAGGACCCCGAGTACAGCCGCAGCGGGACCTTCCGCGCGAGCCTGCGGCCCGACGGCAACTGGGACAGCGGACTGCTGACCACGGAGGGCAGCGAAGAGGGTTTCCTGCTGCGCGCGGAAGACGTCCTGGAGGCCCGGGTCCGGCTGCCCGAGGCGGTCGGCGCCTGGCCCGCGATCTGGACCTGGCGCGACGGCGGCCAGGAGGTCGACGTCTTCGAGTACCACCCCGACAACCCGGACCTGCTGGAGCTCTCCAACCACGTCCGGGGCGGTGGCTCGCACTACTTCCACGACCCCGCCATCCGCCCCGGCGCATGGGTGGACCTCAAGGTCAGGTTCGGTACGAACTCGGTGGTCTGGTGGGTCAACGGGACCCGTGCCTACGCCGATCACAGCGGGGTGGGCCGGCGCTGGCGGGCGTACCTCATCGTGAACCTCTCCGTGTGCGCGGGCCGCTACCACCCGGCGCCCGACCCCTCGGTCTCGGAGATGTCGTACGTGGTCTCGGACCTGCGGGTGTACCGCAGCTAGGGGGTGTCACCCGCCGGTGACGCGCGCGTCGGTGATCACCCCGCCGGAGACGGTGTACGTGCCTTCGTACGCCCGCACCGTGCCGTCCGTCTGCAACGCCCGGATCGTGACCCGGACCCGGCCGGCGTCCAGTGTGGCCGCCGAGTCGAGCGAGACGGCGGCCGTCGTGTCGTAGCCCGCCACCCACTTCGCGTAGGAGGTGTGGGCGATGTACTTGCCGCCGAGTTCCCAGGCGGCGGCGAAGTCCCGGTTCGCGAGGTACCGGTAGTACTCCTCCACCACGTCCCCCGGGCCCTCGGGCGGGTCCGGATCCGGCTCGACCGGAAGCTGCCCGGGCGGGGTGGCCGCCGCGGACGGGACGGCGGCGGAAGAGGATCCGCCCGGCGGCGGGGTGCTGGGCGGCTGGGTGCTGGGCGGCAGGATGGGGGACGGCGCCGCCGACGGTGGGGCCGGATCGGCGCCCGCGGTCGACGGCAGCCCGCTCACGGCCCGGTCCGCCGCCCGTTCCTCGGGGACGGGAGCCACGGCGAGGAGGACGCCCGTACTCACCCCGCCCGCCACGACCAGAGCCGCCACCAGCCACAACAGCCACCGCGGAAGCACGGTGGATCCCACGCGGACGTACCCGGGCCCGCCGGGGCGCGACGATGGCATGGTCATCTCCTCCGGGTCATCTCCTCCGGGATCCCGCCCTCACAGGCCTCGGACCGCCTCTTCGATCGGTTGCGCCAGGGACGCCAGTGCCGTGAATCCCGCCACCGCGCTCACGAGCGTGCGCGCGAGCATCCGCAGCTTGCCCATGCGCCGGTTCTCGGCGGCGAGTTCCTCGCGCGCGTCCTCCGCGATCTCGATCAGGTCGGCGCGGTCGGGGTGGTCGGAGCGGCCGAGTGCGTCGATCAGCCGGGCCACCAGCTCCCGGACCTCCTCGGGAGAGCGCTGCCGTCCGTCGCCGGCCTCGGTCGACCCGCTGCCGTGCACGGCGGCCCGGGCGTTCCTGCCGCTCGCCACCGCCGAGGAGACGACGTGCGAGCCCCCCGTGGCGATGATCCCGTCGTTGTTGTTGCGCATGCCTTTCCCGCCCCTCACCTGGTCAGTCCATCTTCACGCGCGGTATGGCACGGAGGATCTTCGACGAGACGCTGGAGTTCTCGCCGGAGGCGACGGAGCTGGCGTGGACACTCGCTCCGTGGCTCGCGATGATCCCGTGGTTGATGATCATTTCCTGCCGTTGCACCAACTCGTCCGTATGGATCCCATGGGCCTCCGCGAACTCCACGATCGCGCCCAGCACCCTCTTCTCGATCGCCTTGAGGACCATGCCGCTGTCCGCTTCCTGGAAGTAGCGCTGGTGGCTGTCGTCGGCCGCGTTGCGGCGCACCGCCTGCCGGGCCCCGTAGTCGAAACGGCGCAGCCGGGTGATCAGTTTGTCCTGGGCCCGGACCCGGAAGTACATCCAGGAATCGGGGGCGAACCCCGCGATCGCACGCCAGGGCGAGGCCATCAGCTCGAACACGGTGGGGACCAGGGTGTTCGCCGCCAGGAGGAGCACTTCGAGCGGGTGCGGTCCCGGCATCAGCGTGTCGACGACCCGGTAGCGGTCGCGCAGCGGGAAGAGCACCGTCGGGGCCGCCTCCACGACGAGGCTCGAATCCGAGCGTACGAAGCGGACGAAGAGGGAGGTCACCAGCTCGCCGCCCCAGCCGGTGGAGTGCACGCCGAGGTAGGGCCGGGCCTTCTCCTCCGGCGCCCGCTTCAGCGCGTCCATGGTCCCGGGGGTGATCGCGGTGACGGGCCGGCCCAGCGGATCGGGGAGGAAGCGCCGGTCCTCCCGGACGGCCGCGCCGTCCACGAAGACGCGCTCCTCGATTTCGAGGCAGGGCAGGCCCAGCGTGGCGAGGCGTCCGGCGACGTGGGAGTAGAGGTCCACCACGTCGAAGTCCTGCGGCTCGACGCCGGGCCGGCTCGGCGAGGTGACGTCGAAGGCCAGTGACCACGCGTCGCGATCGGTGCCGTATCCGGCGAACGGCGAATAGCCGCTGTAGGTGGTCACGTTCCCCTCGGCGTACTCGCCGATCTCGCGCAGGCGTACGGCGACGCCCAGGCTGATCGGCTCGGGTGCGGCCGCGGGGTCGAAGCGGTCCGGGCGCAGGCTCTGCATCGGGGCGCCGTACTTGGTGGCGAGCTCGAACGAGAAGACCGTCACCCAGGCCAGGACGAACAGCGACAGGGAGACGCCCGGCCTTCCCACCCACAGGTAGAAGACGAGCAGGAACAGCAGCAGGGAGGCCAGCACGATGTCGCGGCCGTGCCTGCGCATGTTCGCGTGGTACGCGTGCCTGAGCACCACCGGGACGTCGCACGCCGGGGCCGCGGCCACCCCCAGATGGGGCTCGGCCGCCACCTCCTTGACGAGGGAGCGACCGTACGCACGCTCCAGGTACGCGGCCGCGCACAGATACCTGGTCACGTCCCGGTTGCCGCCCCAGCCCGGCGCCGCGGTACGGCGCGCAGGATCCGGACCCTTCATGCCTTCCCCCGATTTCCAGCCATTGCGCCCTCGCTCGTGCACCTCGTGCGTTGCCAACCGTGGCCGGGGGCATTGCAATGCTGATGAAATTTCGATGATGTGGCCGAGGGGATACGCGTGGACGGGGAAACTCCGCAGCGGCTGAGGATCGAGCTGCTCGGGCCGGTGCTGGCCTGGCGGGGTACGGCTCCGCTGGCCCTGGGACCCGTCCGGCGCCAAGCCGTGCTGGCCGCGATGGCGCTGCGGCCGGGCAGCACCGTCAGCCACGAGGACCTCCTCGACGGGGTGTGGGGCTCCGCGCCGCCGGGCTCGGGCCACCGGGTCCTGCCGAGCTACGTCTACGCGCTGCGCAAGGCCCTCGACCCGCAGGGCACCGCGTACGAGGAATCGGTGATCCGCAGCAGCCAGGGCCGGTACGGCATGGCGGCGGACGGGATCCGCGTCGACGCGGCCGAGTTGACCGAGCGGGTCCGGGAGGCCCGCCGGGTGAAGGAGTCCGGCGACCTGGTGAGCGCGACGGCCCGGCTCGCCGATGCCCTCGCGCTGTTCCGGGGAGAGCCCCTGGCCGGGCTGCCCGGGCCGTTCGCGCAGGCCGAGCGGCGGCGCCTGTCGCAGACGCGAAGGACGCTCCGGTCAGAGCGGCTCGAATGCCTCCTGCTGCTGGGCCGGGCCACCGAGGCCCTGGAGGGGCTGTCCGCGCTGTCCGCCGCCGAGCCGTACGACGAGTCGCTGCTGGCCCTGCACATGCGCGCCCTGTACGCCAGTCAGCGCCAGGCCGAGGCGCTGAACGCCTATCAGGGCATGCGCGAGCGGCTGCGCGAGGAGCTCGGGGTCAGCCCCGGCGAGGCGCTGGGCCGCGTGTACGAGGCGGTGCTGCGCCGCGATGACGAGCTCCTCCTCGGCCCGGCGGCGGCCCGCCCTGCCGCCCAGGCCGCCGCCGCCCCGGCCACCGCTTCTCCCACCGCTGCCCTGTCGGCCGCCGGTCCGGCCGCCTTCGCCGACCCGCCGCGGCCCCGCCCCCCGGTCAACGAACTGCCGGGCGTCACCGGCGTCCTCATCGGGCGGGAGCGCGAACGGGCGCTGCTGACGGCCCCGTTCCCGCCCGATGCCGTGGGGGTCGCGGCCGTCGACGGCATCGCCGGGGTCGGCAAGAGCGCCCTCGTCGTCCGCGCGGCCCGGGAACTGCGCGACCACCATCCGGACGGTTGCCTCT
Protein-coding sequences here:
- a CDS encoding zinc ribbon domain-containing protein, which codes for MTRYLCAAAYLERAYGRSLVKEVAAEPHLGVAAAPACDVPVVLRHAYHANMRRHGRDIVLASLLLFLLVFYLWVGRPGVSLSLFVLAWVTVFSFELATKYGAPMQSLRPDRFDPAAAPEPISLGVAVRLREIGEYAEGNVTTYSGYSPFAGYGTDRDAWSLAFDVTSPSRPGVEPQDFDVVDLYSHVAGRLATLGLPCLEIEERVFVDGAAVREDRRFLPDPLGRPVTAITPGTMDALKRAPEEKARPYLGVHSTGWGGELVTSLFVRFVRSDSSLVVEAAPTVLFPLRDRYRVVDTLMPGPHPLEVLLLAANTLVPTVFELMASPWRAIAGFAPDSWMYFRVRAQDKLITRLRRFDYGARQAVRRNAADDSHQRYFQEADSGMVLKAIEKRVLGAIVEFAEAHGIHTDELVQRQEMIINHGIIASHGASVHASSVASGENSSVSSKILRAIPRVKMD
- a CDS encoding family 16 glycosylhydrolase; protein product: MISQLLAPFRRPRTLVFSADFGSTSRWVAGRTSAFPDGGPVNPGDNKLDHLVEDPEYSRSGTFRASLRPDGNWDSGLLTTEGSEEGFLLRAEDVLEARVRLPEAVGAWPAIWTWRDGGQEVDVFEYHPDNPDLLELSNHVRGGGSHYFHDPAIRPGAWVDLKVRFGTNSVVWWVNGTRAYADHSGVGRRWRAYLIVNLSVCAGRYHPAPDPSVSEMSYVVSDLRVYRS
- a CDS encoding LysR family transcriptional regulator substrate-binding protein; its protein translation is MTGSEAPPSASPTAAPSFRLAYAPGVTPGKWVRIWNERLPDVPLTLLQMPAAEAPGALRDGGADAAFVRLPIDRTGLAAIPLYTETTVVVVPKDHLVAAAEEVSTEDLADEIVLHPLDDTLEWESLPGKPAFERPATTADAIELVAAGIGVLVVPQSLARLHHRKDLTYRTVTDAPQSRVALSFPELDGEPTDLVEEFIGIVRGRTVNSTRGRGAPTPPQPKQRKRPDAAGGGRKPAAGKSGGGKNARGASGGAKGAKGGKGGKPRRGR
- a CDS encoding DUF5997 family protein; translated protein: MTSHKTAQTMKPATAAKKLGVYLEATPAEFQEGVVTRSELNALQAEPPQWLQELRRNGPHPRPVVASKLGVSIAGLARGGVTEALTTEQIDALKQENPEWLQKERATQAEVRKEAVRIKEKNAEKAERLQQSGS